A section of the Rossellomorea marisflavi genome encodes:
- a CDS encoding isochorismatase family cysteine hydrolase, whose translation MNTNDTALLIIDVLNPFDFTYGETLADHTRTIVPPLLKTRDHCRENGIPVIYINDHYKLWKADYKKIYQTCHNERSDAIMTPLKPGDDDYFLIKPKHSAFYGTALNTLLHQLSVKTLILTGIAGNICVLFTANDAYMREFKLIVPSDAIASVSEEDNRYALTMMENVLKATVAPTENLFGSS comes from the coding sequence ATGAACACAAATGATACTGCCCTCCTGATCATCGACGTGCTGAATCCCTTCGATTTCACATATGGCGAGACCCTTGCCGACCACACGCGCACCATAGTTCCCCCTCTATTGAAGACCCGTGATCACTGCAGGGAGAATGGAATCCCGGTCATCTACATCAATGACCACTATAAGCTATGGAAGGCCGATTACAAGAAGATCTATCAAACATGTCATAACGAGAGAAGCGATGCCATCATGACGCCTCTGAAACCGGGGGACGATGATTATTTCCTCATTAAACCGAAGCATTCCGCCTTCTACGGGACCGCCCTGAATACCCTCCTTCATCAGCTCTCTGTCAAAACGCTGATTCTTACGGGCATTGCAGGCAACATTTGTGTCCTGTTCACGGCAAATGATGCCTATATGAGGGAATTCAAGCTGATCGTCCCATCGGATGCCATTGCCTCGGTGAGCGAAGAAGATAATCGCTATGCCCTTACGATGATGGAGAACGTCCTGAAAGCCACCGTTGCCCCTACAGAAAATCTATTTGGCTCATCATAA
- the tadA gene encoding tRNA adenosine(34) deaminase TadA, producing MTRDERFMIEALKEAGKAAAIQEVPIGAVVVLGDEIIGRGHNLRETTQNAVTHAEMLAIQEACERIGTWRLEGAELYVTLEPCPMCSGAIILSRVEKVIYGAKDPKAGCVGTLMNLLDDERFNHQCVVVPGVMEQECGGMLSSFFKDLRARKKAERKFK from the coding sequence ATGACAAGAGACGAACGGTTTATGATAGAAGCCCTCAAAGAAGCGGGAAAAGCGGCTGCCATCCAAGAGGTTCCCATCGGTGCGGTGGTGGTTCTTGGAGATGAAATCATCGGGCGGGGGCATAATTTGCGGGAGACGACCCAGAATGCCGTCACCCATGCAGAAATGCTTGCCATCCAGGAAGCGTGTGAGCGTATAGGGACGTGGAGACTGGAAGGGGCCGAGCTGTATGTGACATTGGAGCCATGTCCGATGTGTTCGGGAGCCATCATCCTCTCCAGGGTGGAAAAGGTGATCTATGGAGCGAAGGATCCGAAGGCTGGCTGTGTCGGAACCCTCATGAACCTGCTCGATGATGAACGGTTCAATCATCAATGTGTGGTGGTACCGGGTGTGATGGAACAGGAGTGCGGAGGAATGCTTTCTTCTTTCTTCAAGGATTTAAGGGCAAGGAAGAAAGCGGAGAGGAAATTCAAATAA